From the Syntrophorhabdaceae bacterium genome, one window contains:
- a CDS encoding PilN domain-containing protein: MIKINLIPSQTEKNLFKEDIYLFIFITFLCFIAVAGFYYKNHKDIEEKKRLIQHTKNEIASLQKIYKEYLAMEQQKKEIERRMKAIESIKEGRALSARILFDITNIVKDNVWFKNFNKTDDKFEIEGVSLENESISDFIEKMAKIPYMRNIELLKVEDELDKQTNVIIKKFIIKGDIAL, translated from the coding sequence ATGATAAAGATAAACTTAATACCAAGTCAAACTGAAAAAAATCTTTTCAAAGAGGATATCTATCTATTTATCTTTATCACTTTCCTTTGTTTTATTGCAGTCGCTGGTTTTTATTACAAAAACCATAAAGATATTGAGGAAAAGAAAAGATTGATTCAACACACAAAAAACGAAATAGCAAGCCTGCAAAAGATATATAAAGAATACCTCGCAATGGAGCAGCAGAAAAAAGAGATTGAGAGAAGGATGAAGGCTATAGAAAGCATAAAAGAGGGTAGGGCACTTTCGGCAAGGATACTTTTTGATATTACAAATATTGTTAAAGATAATGTATGGTTTAAAAATTTCAATAAAACAGATGATAAATTCGAGATCGAAGGTGTATCTCTGGAGAATGAATCTATCTCTGATTTCATAGAAAAAATGGCAAAGATACCATATATGAGAAATATAGAATTGTTGAAAGTTGAAGATGAATTGGATAAGCAAACTAATGTAATCATTAAAAAATTTATTATAAAAGGTGATATTGCCCTTTGA
- a CDS encoding pilus assembly protein PilP: MLILIIFLIICPVSFSAEPKPQPKPEQRQLGSPPKFNIGDFTYSATNRRDPFESIFYTKVQKSIHAYKSDKTLKKGYELEELKLVGILRAVNTKIAMMEDMQGRGILFRKGDYLNKNLWIVEILDANIILGYKLKGEIRTFTLDIPRKKEGM; the protein is encoded by the coding sequence ATGCTCATATTAATAATCTTTTTAATTATATGCCCTGTTAGCTTTAGTGCTGAACCTAAACCACAGCCAAAGCCTGAACAAAGGCAATTGGGTAGTCCTCCAAAATTTAATATAGGAGATTTTACTTACTCGGCAACAAATAGAAGAGACCCATTTGAATCAATCTTTTACACTAAGGTTCAGAAGTCAATACATGCTTACAAATCAGATAAAACTCTAAAAAAAGGATATGAACTTGAAGAATTAAAGTTAGTAGGGATTTTGAGAGCCGTCAATACAAAGATTGCCATGATGGAAGATATGCAGGGCAGGGGAATATTATTCAGAAAAGGAGACTATCTAAATAAGAACCTATGGATTGTCGAAATCCTTGACGCCAATATTATTTTAGGATACAAGCTAAAGGGGGAAATCAGAACATTTACCTTAGATATCCCAAGAAAAAAGGAAGGGATGTGA
- the pilO gene encoding type 4a pilus biogenesis protein PilO, which produces MKTPEINFKAIEKKIVKIPKVYKLIFSLVFNMGIFALCFFLIISPQLDERNKLNREYDELKKELDRMITIKSNMNKYKQEFERINALYQESLKQLPEHKDIPNLLRNITNLGTETRMKITFFEPKSVQNKEFFAELPFVIRYSAPFHNVAYFFDGIRRLERIMTITSFKMSPDPKSPPGRLTLSGECMVKTYVYLKEQPKKGSPKK; this is translated from the coding sequence TTGAAAACACCTGAGATAAATTTTAAAGCAATTGAGAAAAAAATAGTAAAGATACCAAAGGTTTATAAGCTAATCTTCTCTCTTGTCTTTAATATGGGAATATTTGCCTTATGCTTTTTTTTGATTATAAGTCCTCAACTCGATGAAAGAAATAAATTGAACAGGGAATATGATGAATTAAAGAAAGAGTTGGATAGGATGATTACAATAAAAAGCAATATGAATAAATATAAGCAAGAATTTGAACGTATAAATGCCTTATATCAGGAGTCTTTAAAACAATTACCTGAGCATAAAGATATCCCAAACTTATTGAGAAACATAACCAATCTTGGCACAGAAACAAGGATGAAGATAACCTTTTTTGAACCAAAGTCGGTTCAAAATAAGGAGTTTTTTGCAGAACTACCATTTGTTATAAGGTATAGTGCACCGTTTCACAATGTAGCATATTTTTTTGACGGCATAAGGAGGCTCGAAAGAATTATGACTATTACAAGCTTCAAGATGTCACCAGATCCAAAGAGCCCACCAGGTAGATTAACGCTTAGTGGTGAATGCATGGTAAAAACATATGTATACCTTAAAGAACAGCCTAAAAAGGGTTCACCTAAAAAATAG